The genomic DNA GTCGCGAAGGTCCAGCCGATCTTCGACGCCCTCAAGCCCGAGGGTGACTTCGGCTCCGTCCACGCGGGCAAGGTCGGCGCCGGCCACTTCGCGAAGATGGTCCACAACGGCATCGAGTACGCCATGATGCAGGCCTACGCCGAGGGCTGGGAGCTGCTGGAGAAGGTCGACTCCGTCACCGACGTGCGTGAGGTCTTCCGCTCCTGGCAGGAGGGCACGGTCATCCGTTCCTGGCTGCTCGACCTGGCGGTCAACGCGCTGGACGACGACGAGCACCTCGACAAGCTCCGGGGCTTCGCCGCCGACTCGGGCGAGGGCCGCTGGACGGTGGAGGCCGCGATCGACAACGCGGTGCCGCTGCCCGCGATCACGGCGTCCCTGTTCGCGCGGTTCGCCTCGCGTCAGGACGACTCCCCGCAGATGAAGATGATCGCCGCGCTGCGCAACCAGTTCGGCGGGCACGCGGTCGAGAACAAGAAGTAGTCCCAGCAGCACACGGCGGAACAGGAAAGTCGGGAGGTCGGCGCGGATGCACGTCACCCATCTCTCACTGGCCGACTTCCGCTCGTACGCCCGGGTCGAGGTCCCGCTCGACCCGGGCGTCACCGCGTTCGTGGGGGCCAACGGCCAGGGCAAGACCAACCTGGTGGAGGCGGTCGGCTATCTCGCGACGCTCGGCAGCCACCGGGTGTCCTCGGACGCGCCGCTGGTGCGGATGGGCGCGGAGCGGGCCGTCATCCGGGCCGCGGTCACCCAGGGCGAGCGCTCGCAACTGATCGAGCTCGAACTCAACCCGGGCCGCGCCAACCGTGCCCGGATCAATCGGTCCTCGCAGGTCAGACCGCGCGACGTGCTGGGCATCGTACGGACGGTGCTGTTCGCTCCGGAGGATCTGGCCCTGGTGAAGGGCGATCCCGGCGAACGCCGGCGGTTCCTCGACGAGCTGATCACGGCGCGCTCGCCGCGGATGGCGGGGGTCCGCTCCGACTACGAGCGCGTGCTCAAGCAGCGCAACACCCTGCTGAAGTCCGCGGCGATGGCGCGCAGGCACGGTGGCCGGTCGATGGATCTGACGACGCTCGATGTGTGGGACCAGCATCTGGGCCGGGTGGGCGCCGAGCTGCTGGCACAGCGGCTGGACCTGATCGCGACGCTCCAGCCCCTGGCCGACAAGGCGTACGGGGACGTGGCGCCGGGCGGCGGTCCGGTGGCGCTGGAGTACCGCAGCTCGGTGGGGCCCGAGGTGGGTACCGAAGCGGGCGCCGGGAGCGGGGCGGCGGGGGCGCATACGCGCGAGGAGCTGTACGAGCAGCTGATGGCGGCGCTCGCGGGGGTCCGCAAGCAGGAGATCGAGCGCGGTGTGACGCTGGTCGGCCCGCACCGGGACGATCTGGTGCTGGGGCTGCGCGGAATGCCCGCGAAGGGCTACGCGAGCCATGGCGAGTCCTGGTCGTACGCGCTGGCGCTGCGGCTCGCCTCGTACGAGCTGCTGCGTTCCGAGGGCAATGAGCCGGTGCTCGTCCTGGACGATGTCTTCGCCGAGCTGGACGCCCGCCGCCGGGAGCGGCTGGCGGAGCTGGTGGCTCCGGGGGAGCAGGTGCTGGTGACGGCGGCGGTGGAGGACGATGTGCCGGGCGTGCTGGCGGGGACGCGGTACGCGGTGACGGCCGGCGAGGTGGAACGGGTATGACCGGCCGGGACGGGGACCCGGCGGGTCCGCCGGGGACGGCCGGGGGCGGTGCTGGTGAACCGTCGCGCGGCGGTACGGGCGGGGCGCCGAAGCCGCCGGACGTGTCGGGGGTGGACCTGGCGCGGGTGGCGCTGCGCGCGGCGAAGGAGCAGGCCCGTGCGCGGGGCGCCGCGGCGCAGCAGAAGAAGCAGGCCAGGCGGGGCGGCGGGCTGCGGTCGGGGGCGCGGTCGGACGGGCGTGATCCGCTGCCGCTGGGGTCGGCGATCAACCGGCTGATCACCGAGCGGGGCTGGGAGACGCCGGCGGCCGTGGGCGGTGTGATGGGGCGCTGGCCGCAGATCGTCGGTGACGATCTGGCGAATCATTGTGTGCCGCTGCGTTACGACGAGGATCCGGACGCGCGGGTGCTGACCGTGCAGTGCGATTCGACGGCGTGGGCGACGCAGCTGCGTCTGCTGGCTCCGCGGCTGGTGGCCCGGCTGAACGAGGACCTGGGTCAGGGCACGGTCCGGATGATCAAGGTGTTGGGGCCGGGGAGTCCGCGGCGCGGGTTCGGTCCTCTGCGGGCGCCGGGAAGTACGGGCCCCGGGGATACGTACGGCTGAGCCGCGCGTCCCGCTGTTCCGGCCGCGTGTGGGCGGGTTGGTCGCCGCGCGTAGGGGCGTCCCGGCGGCCGGTGCCCGGGATTCCGCGGTTTCCGGCCGTGTCCGCAGGCCCGGCTGCGGTCCTGCCGAGCGGCCGTGGAGAACCGTCGTGGCACCTCGCTGATCTGGGCTTTCGCTGTGATTCGGCGGGTGTGCGGGGGCGGGCGCGGCCCGTTGTGCGGGGGTGGAAACCGGGCCGTGGGGCCGAGGCGTCCCTCACCGTAGCGGGAGGTTGACAGGCCGAAGCGCTCAATGCCCGCCAGGGCCTCTTGGGGCCCCTTCCTGAATATGGGGAGTCGTCAGCCGCTCATTCAGGGCGGCACATGCGGACTCAGGTACCGGCAAACCCCCATTCATGTCGGCGCTACCGGTAGACTGATGGACAATCCCGCTCCTGTGCGGGATTCGTCGATACAAGCCGAACGACGCAGCCGCTCCCGACTGTCCGGAGAACGGCCTGTGCTGTGCCAGAAAGGGCGCTTCGTGGCCGATTCCGGCAACCCCAACGAGAACATTCCGTCCACAGCCGGTGAGCCGGGCGAGGTCACCGCCTCGTACGACGCCAGCGCGATCACCGTGCTGGAAGGGCTGGACGCGGTCCGCAAGCGACCTGGCATGTACATCGGCTCGACCGGTGAGCGCGGCCTGCACCACCTCGTGCAGGAGGTCGTCGACAACTCGGTCGACGAGGCGATGGCGGGCCACGCGGACACCATCGACGTCACGATCCTCGCCGACGGCGGGGTGCGTGTGATCGACAACGGCCGTGGCATCCCGGTCGGTATCGTGCCGTCCGAGGGCAAGCCCGCCGTCGAGGTCGTGCTGACCGTGCTGCACGCGGGCGGCAAGTTCGGCGGCGGCGGTTACGCCGTCTCCGGCGGTCTGCACGGCGTCGGCGTCTCCGTCGTCAACGCTCTGTCCACGCGGGTCTCCGTCGAGGTCAAGACGGACGGCTACCGCTGGACCCAGGACTACAAGCTCGGCGTTCCGACCGCCCCGCTGGCCAAGCACGAGGCCACCGAGGAGTCCGGGACGACGGTCACCTTCTGGGCCGACGGGGACATCTTCGAGACCACCGAGTACAGCTTCGAGACCCTCGCGCGCCGCTTCCAGGAGATGGCGTTCCTCAACAAGGGCCTCACGCTCAAGCTCACCGACGAGCGGGAGTCGGCAAAGGCGACGGCGGGCGCGGACAGCGCGGACGCGGTCGAGCCCGCCGAGGAGGAGACCGCCCGCTCGGTCACGTACCACTACGAAAACGGCATCGTCGATTTCGTGAAGTACCTCAACTCCCGCAAGGGCGATGTCATCCACCAGTCGGTGATCGACATCGCGGCCGAGGACAAGGAGCGTCTTCTCTCGGCCGAGATCGCCATGCAGTGGAACACGCAGTACACCGAGGGTGTCTACTCCTTCGCCAACGCGATCCACACGCATGAGGGCGGTACGCACGAGGAGGGCTTCCGGGCGGCGCTCACCTCGCTGGTCAACCGGTACGCGCGCGACAAGAAGCTGCTGCGCGAGAAGGACGACAACCTCACCGGTGAGGACGTCCGCGAGGGCCTGACGGCGATCATCTCGGTGAAGCTGGGCGAGCCGCAGTTCGAGGGCCAGACGAAGACCAAGCTGGGCAACACGGAGGCCAAGACCTTTGTGCAGAAGGTCGTCCACGAGCAGCTGACGGACTGGTTCGACCGGAACCCCAACGAGGCCGCGGACATCATCCGCAAGGGCATCGCCGCGTCGACCGCCCGGGTGGCGGCCCGCAAGGCCCGTGACCTGACCCGCCGCAAGGGGCTCCTGGAGAGCGCCTCGCTGCCGGGCAAGCTGAGCGACTGCCAGTCGAACGACCCCACCAAGTGCGAGATCTTCATCGTCGAGGGTGACTCCGCCGGTGGTTCGGCGAAGTCGGGCCGTAACCCGATGTACCAGGCGATCCTGCCG from Streptomyces sp. NBC_00654 includes the following:
- the gyrB gene encoding DNA topoisomerase (ATP-hydrolyzing) subunit B produces the protein MLCQKGRFVADSGNPNENIPSTAGEPGEVTASYDASAITVLEGLDAVRKRPGMYIGSTGERGLHHLVQEVVDNSVDEAMAGHADTIDVTILADGGVRVIDNGRGIPVGIVPSEGKPAVEVVLTVLHAGGKFGGGGYAVSGGLHGVGVSVVNALSTRVSVEVKTDGYRWTQDYKLGVPTAPLAKHEATEESGTTVTFWADGDIFETTEYSFETLARRFQEMAFLNKGLTLKLTDERESAKATAGADSADAVEPAEEETARSVTYHYENGIVDFVKYLNSRKGDVIHQSVIDIAAEDKERLLSAEIAMQWNTQYTEGVYSFANAIHTHEGGTHEEGFRAALTSLVNRYARDKKLLREKDDNLTGEDVREGLTAIISVKLGEPQFEGQTKTKLGNTEAKTFVQKVVHEQLTDWFDRNPNEAADIIRKGIAASTARVAARKARDLTRRKGLLESASLPGKLSDCQSNDPTKCEIFIVEGDSAGGSAKSGRNPMYQAILPIRGKILNVEKARIDKILQNTEVQALISAFGTGVHEDFDIEKLRYHKIILMADADVDGQHINTLLLTFLFRFMRPLVEAGHVYLSRPPLYKIKWGRDDFEYAYSDRERDALVNLGKQNGKRIKEDSIQRFKGLGEMNAEELRVTTMDVDHRVLGQVTLDDAAQADDLFSVLMGEDVEARRSFIQRNAKDVRFLDI
- the recF gene encoding DNA replication/repair protein RecF encodes the protein MHVTHLSLADFRSYARVEVPLDPGVTAFVGANGQGKTNLVEAVGYLATLGSHRVSSDAPLVRMGAERAVIRAAVTQGERSQLIELELNPGRANRARINRSSQVRPRDVLGIVRTVLFAPEDLALVKGDPGERRRFLDELITARSPRMAGVRSDYERVLKQRNTLLKSAAMARRHGGRSMDLTTLDVWDQHLGRVGAELLAQRLDLIATLQPLADKAYGDVAPGGGPVALEYRSSVGPEVGTEAGAGSGAAGAHTREELYEQLMAALAGVRKQEIERGVTLVGPHRDDLVLGLRGMPAKGYASHGESWSYALALRLASYELLRSEGNEPVLVLDDVFAELDARRRERLAELVAPGEQVLVTAAVEDDVPGVLAGTRYAVTAGEVERV
- a CDS encoding DUF721 domain-containing protein; the protein is MTGRDGDPAGPPGTAGGGAGEPSRGGTGGAPKPPDVSGVDLARVALRAAKEQARARGAAAQQKKQARRGGGLRSGARSDGRDPLPLGSAINRLITERGWETPAAVGGVMGRWPQIVGDDLANHCVPLRYDEDPDARVLTVQCDSTAWATQLRLLAPRLVARLNEDLGQGTVRMIKVLGPGSPRRGFGPLRAPGSTGPGDTYG
- the gnd gene encoding phosphogluconate dehydrogenase (NAD(+)-dependent, decarboxylating); the encoded protein is MELGLVGLGKMGGNMRERIRRAGHTVIGYDRNPDVSDVQSLEELVGKLKGPRVVWVMVPAGAATQSTVDELSALLSPGDIVVDGGNSRWTDDEKHAVELGIKGIGFVDCGVSGGVWGLENGYALMYGGDAENVAKVQPIFDALKPEGDFGSVHAGKVGAGHFAKMVHNGIEYAMMQAYAEGWELLEKVDSVTDVREVFRSWQEGTVIRSWLLDLAVNALDDDEHLDKLRGFAADSGEGRWTVEAAIDNAVPLPAITASLFARFASRQDDSPQMKMIAALRNQFGGHAVENKK